The Crassaminicella indica genomic interval ACTGGCAAAAATGTTAAATAACTAAGAGAAGAATAACCAGTCCCAAAATCATCTAAAGCAATTTTTATGCCTAAATTCTTTAATTGATTTAAAAATACTATAGTTTCTTCTTTTTTATCTAAAAAGATACTTTCTGTAATCTCAATTTCTAAACCTTGAGCTTCTACACCGCTTTCCTTTAATGTCTCTTCTAAAAATTTAATATAATCCATATCATTTAACTGTTTTGCTGAAAAATTAATTGCTATAGGCTTTAAAGGCAACCCCTTATTTTTCCATCTTGCTATTTGATGAATCGCTTGTTCTGTAACCCATCTTCCTATTTGAATAATCATGCCATTTTCTTCTGCTACCTGTATGAATAAATCTGGTGAGATAAAATGCTTTTTAAGCCTTAATAGAGCTTCAAAGCTTACTATTTTCCCAGTATATGTACAAATTTGTGGCTGGAATACTAATTTAAATCCATCTTCTTTTATTGCATCTCTTAAAATCCTTTCTACCTGAATCTGTTCCTTTAATTTTTCTGTCATTTCTTCATTAAAAAACATATAATTGTTTTTTCCTTGATCTTTTACTCGATACATAGCCATATCCGCATTCATGATTAATTGATTCACCTTATTGCTATCAAAAGGATATCTAGTAACACCCAAGCTCGCACTTATATAGATTTCATCTCCTTCGATGATAAATTTATTTTTAAATATTTGAATTATTTTCTTTGCATAATTTTCTATTGCAAACACATTCTCTTCATCTTCTATTAAAACAAGAAATTCATCTCCACCAAATCTTGATATAAACATTTTTTCATCCTTTATATTCATTAATTCCTTTGCTACTTTTTTTAGCACTTGATCTCCATATACATGACCTAATGTATCATTTATCTCTTTAAAATTATCTAAGTCTATTAGCATCACTGCACCATATTGATTTTGCTCTATTACTCTTTCAAGCTTTTCTAAAAAGCTTCTTCGATTTGGTAGATTAGTTAAAGAATCGTTATAAGCAAGATGTTTTATACATACTTCTTGCTCCTTTAACTTTGTTATATCTAAAAGAATCCCACTAATAAGCTTTAGATTTTTATTTTCATCATAAATCCCTTTTCCACTCACTAATATCCATTTAAATTTATCATTATGATCCTTAATTCTTACTTGAGTATATATTTCTTCTTTTTCTTTATTTTTATATGATAAAAATCCTTTCATAAACCTTTTTTGATCTTCTATAGTCAAAATTTGATTTAGGACTTCATTAATTTTTCCTTTTTCTTTGATATTTTTTCCTATAATTTTTTTAAATTCTTGAGAAAAATAAATTGTTTCATTATCTATATCTACTTCCCATACAGCACTATTAGTTCCTTCAATGGCAATCTCATATTTCTGCTTTAAACGCTCTAGCTTTTCTGTATAATTTTGTATTTCATCATATTGGGCACGTAATTCTTCCTCTGATGCAGTCAACTGCTCATAAGCTGCTGTGATTTCCTCATTCGATGCCTCTAACTTTTCTTGATTTTCCTTTAATGCACATAAATAACTATGAGTTTTATCTAATAAATGATTCATAGAAAGAGTTAATCCAAAAAAAGTATCCGTATGAATTAAAGGAAGCCTGTAGTCTATATTATTCTCTATGTCTATTTCATTAATCTTTTGATCTAACTGGTTTACAGGTCTTATCACATTTTTATTTTGCACCCATAAAAATAACAAAAACATTATAAGAGCAATGATAGATGATATTGTAAAAATTGTATAAATAGAAGTATAAACATTTTTCATAGAAAGTCCTATAACAAATACCCCTATAATTTTTTTCCCATTATAAACAGGTGCTGAAATTTCTAATACCTTTTCATCAATCTTATCATAATACCATTCAATCATACTTATTTTTCCTTTAAGAGCTTTTCTTACCTCTTGTTTATCATCATGATTATAAACAATACCAATATCTTCTATATCTCCATCTGCAATAGCTTTCAAATTTTTATCTAAAAGTGTTGCATACACTACATCATCTTCCATATATAAATCCTGCACTAACGTTTGGTAACTGAATTTTTGTGTCAACTTTTCTATATTTTCTGCTAAAATCCCTACCTGAACAAAATATCCATTTTTATTTTTCATAGCTCCATATTTAGTATAAACTCCAGATATAGCATCAGGCCTTATATCCTCCATCAATTCTTGATCTTTACTATGTACAAAAGCATCCAAAGGATGTCCTTTAAAGGGAATCCAACCTATATAATCTTTTGTCGAATATAAAATTTCTCCCTTTTTATTCATCCAATTCAATTCATCTACATGTAGCTTCTTCATTAATTGTATCAAATAATCATTATCCAAATTTTTTTCATTAGCGATTACCATTTCCCCAGCTATCCTAATCTTATCTTCTAACATTTTATTTATCACATCTAAAGCTTCCCTATTTCCTTCTATTTGTCTTACTGCTTGCTTTAAAAGATTTAGTCCATCTTTTTTCTGCTGTGCTAATAATAATTTCTTGCTTATATAAAAGCTTGAAATACTCACCGTAAAAGTAGCTATCAAAGCAATCAATAATGGTAAATAAATTAATTTACATTTATTTACTACATTTTGTTGAATATGCTTATTTGATCTTTTCATATATCTTCCCCCCTTACCTCATCGACACAAAACGAAACTCCATCTTTTTACAAATAATACAATCGTATACTCTTTTATTTTATCATTTGTTTCGACATTTTTCCAAGTATTTTCGACAAATTTCGATTATGTCAAAAAAACGGGAATATTCACAAAAAAGATCAAAGACTTAAAAGCCTTTGATCTTTTATCTTTCTATGCTTCTTTCCCACTTTGCAATTTCTTCTAATCTTTTTATAATAGGTAAATGCTGTGTACAAGCTTCTTCACATTTTCCACACTTTACACAACCCTTTGCTCTTCCTTTTCTAACTGCTAAAAATCCCCATTCACGTATTCTTTTTAATTCCTTTTTAAGTTTTTCATCACTTTTACCAAACATCTGCTTATCATTATAAAACTGCATATAAGCAGGGACTGGAATTTGCATTGGACAATCCCAACAATATCCACATCCTGTACATACAGCATTCATATTTTCACCTAAATGCTTTTTGATTTTTTCCAAATCCTTTTCAGTAAAAGTAGTTCCTTTATCTGCAATGCGACAAGCCATATCAATCTGCTCTTTTGTTGTAAAACCATTTAAAGTTACTGTAATTTGAGGAGAAGCTATATTAAAACGAAGAGCTGCTTCTGTAGGCGTTTCACCATGCATGCTTAAAAAATGTAATTCCTTTTCATGCTTTGCAATAGCTCCTCCTGCTAAAGGATTCATGGCAACTACTCCATATCCATTTTCATAAGCACTTAATACACCATCCCATCGATAAGGAAAATTTAAAATATTCACGCCTAATAATACTCCCTCAAATTTCCCTTCTTGTAAAATCTCTTTTACTTCATGACCTGGTTGATGAGATGAAAAAACAATATGATCAATCAAACCTTCTTCTTTACATTCTAAGAGTCCTTCATATTGCCCTCCTGGTTTCATTGCTAATTCATAATGACTCATCTTTCTAAGACACCATACATGATAAAAATTTATTTTATCTACGCCTAGTTTCTCTAAAGATCTTTTTACTGCATCCTTCGCCTTCTCTTTTGTATCATATTGTGTAGGCATCCCTTTTGTAGAAACATAAAAATCATTTGGCATATCTTTAAAAGCAATTCCAAATATCTTTTCACTCCTATTTTCACAGTAATTTGGAGCAGTATCAAAATAGTTAATCCCTTTGCTACTTGCATATCTTAATAATTCTGCATTTTCTTCATCACTTTTAGATATATCAAAGCGCATACCTCCAAAACCAACAGCCGAAACCATTTTTCCTGTTTTTCCATATTCTCTATATATCATCATCATTTCCTCCTATTCGATAAATTAACCTCCAAATTCTTTTGGAGGTTATTGTGTAGTATTTATATTTAATTCAAGAAATAATTATTTTCCTTCATGCCAATTCCTTCATTGTCCCAATCTATATTATCACCAGCATTTTCTAGCAATTTAATAATCTTTTCTAATATTTCAATAGTCCTTTTATCCAACTTATCCATTATTTCAACCCCCCTCATCTCTTTACTTCGACAAATAGTTCAGAATTCCTACATAAATCATTCGACAAATATGAAATTTTTACTAAAAAATGAAAAGACCCTGTAATTTCAGGTCTTTAGAGGGATTCATAATATATGATATCCTATAAGGCAATAATTGGACCATTTTTGATAATTTTTGAAGTCCCTAAAATATAAATTGTATCTTTTGCATATAACAACAAAGCTCTCACTTTATTGCTATTCTGCATAACAGTTAGTTCGAATTCCCTTCTCTAAAATAGATCTAGCATATTCTTTAGCTCCAAACAATGATAAATCTCTATAATTTCCACATTGCAAATCATTAGATGCAGGAACTTCCTTTGCATCTAAAACCTTCTTCAATGCATACTCCAATGCCTCTTTTATTTCTTCATGCGATCTATCTCCCCAAAGAGTAACATAAAATCCTGTTCTACAGCCCATAGGAGATATGTCAATAATATCCTCTAGCTGCTCTCTTAAAAATCCTGCTAAAAGATGCTCAAGTGCATGCAGTGAAGCTGTTGGCATTGCTTCTTTATTTGGTTGAAGAAATCTTAAATCAAATTTTGATACCATATCTCCCTTTTCTCCAGTAAGCACACAACACTTTCTTATATATGGTGCAACAACTTTTCTATGATTTAGCTCAAAGCTTTCTACTTTTTTCATGAAAATACCTCCTATTCTGACTAAATCTACTATATAGATTCTATAAATTTTATCGATTTCCTCTAAAAATTATTACACACTACGTAATAATTTCATACTTAGGTAGCAGCTCATTCATAATATAAAACCTATGGAATATCAATGCATCTTGAAAATACTTCCAATCAGATTGGTGAAATTTCTCATTTTTATCGTATATATTTTTATTCCTATCTATTACTTTTACTGCTCTTTTAAACCATTCTCTATCATCATATTCAATTTTTATTTTAAAGCCAAAGAAACCTATCTTTAATTTTTCCTGCCAAAGCTTTACTCTTTCATCAACGATAGCTCTATTTAAAAGCACCTGTTTTATTGCTTTTTCAATCGTCCTCCATTTTTTTTGAGGTCCATCATAAATTTCAGGTTTTACCATTTTTACATCATTAATTAAATACTTATATATATGATAAGCTGCATTCATTGCTCTTTCTTGGTTATTTACAGTTAATTTCTCTTTCATATTATACCCTTTATATCTCCAAATTAAATATGGTTCATCAGGATAAATATAAGCTTGCCCATGTCCTATTGCTGGAATGAATTTTTCCTGCAACCATAGAAAAGCTTCTTCATCATCTAATCCATTAATAAGTTCTAAATCTTCTACATCATTCTCTTTTCTAAATAACCCATGAAATTTTTGATGTGACCATGTATCTGCATATACGTGTAAGGATACTCCCAATCTATGTATACCATAAGGTTTATCTAGTGTTCTTAATGTATCTTCTAGCATTTCCTTAGCTACTTTACTGTTTTGTCTACATATCAATTTTTCATAAAAGTCTTCTCCCTCTATACCTGGCAAAAAATGAAAAGGTAAAAATATATCATATCCCGTACTCTTGCTAAACACATCTAAATCAAGAAATTTATGCGCAGACCTTTGCTGTTCAAATCTTCCTCCACTTTGAAATTCTAATACGTGGTTGTATTTTGCATCATCTACATGCTGTGAAGCATAGGCTATTTTTTTACTATATTCATCTTTGATCCCTGCTAATCTGCAAAGTGTATAAATAGCATAAAAATGAAAGTCAATTTGCATAATAATCCCCCTTTAAAAATTATTTCCCTATATTCTATGTCTTTTTTATCTATACATGATCAAAATTTATATCTTCTATAAAGAGGATTATTGATTAATTTGTCGAATATTAAAACTAATAACAATTTTCAGTTTTTATGGAGGTGTTGCTATGAACATACTCATCGTAGATGATACAAAATTCAATTTAAAATATGCAAAAAATATATTAATCGAAAATAAAATTGACTGTAATATTATTTTAGCCAATTCAGGAAAAGAAGCTTTAGCCATTCTTGATTCAGAAGAAATTGATATTGTAATACTAGATATTGTTATGCCCGAAATAGACGGAATAGAAGTTCTAAAGAATATTCGAAAAAATACAAAATACTTCAACATACCAGTAATCATGTTTACATCACTTACAGATAAACAAGCTCTAAAAAAGAGTTTTGAACATGGTGCTACAGACTTTATCAACAAACCAATTGAGCCTATCGAATTCATTTCAAGAATCAAAGCTGCTATAAGAATAAAAAAATATGAAATGCATCTAACACAAACCTTAAATACAATAAAAAATCAAAATGAAGAATTATTAGCATTAAACAAAAAACTACAAGAAACACAATACTATCTTATTCAAAAAGAAAAATTAGTAGCAATCGGTCAGCTTGCAGCAGGGGTAGCCCACGAAATCAACAATCCTATAGGATATGTATCTAGCAATACAGAAACCCTTAGTAAATACATTCATAAAATAAAAACTGCTATTGATAAATATAAAGAACTGCTCCACTGCCTTAATGACACAAATATTCAATCTGAAGAAATTCAAAATAAAATACAAGAACTTTATGCATTAAGAAACAACCTACATTTAGATTTTATTATGAGTGATATAGATAGCCTCATCAACGACTCATTTAAAGGAATCGAAAAAATAACAAAAATCGTTCAAAGCTTGAGAAATTTCGCTAGACATGACTTAGAAACTGATTTTAATTATTATAATTTAAACGACCTTGTAGAAGAAACTCTTCTATTAATAAAAAACGAAGCCAGATACATTGTTCATATTGAAAAAAAATTAAATGATCTCCCACTCATATTCTGCAATAGAACGCAAATAGGTCAAGTTTTATTAAATATTATGATGAATGCTGTACAAGCAATCAAAAGTCAAAAAAGAGAAGAAGAAGGTCTCATGGAAATTTCTACATTTGTTTCTGAAAATTATATTGTATGTGAAATAAGTGATGATGGTCCCGGAATAGATAAAAATATTATCGATAAAATATTCAATCCATTTTTTACTACGAAAGAAGTTGGAACAGGAACAGGATTAGGTTTGAGTATCTCTTATGATATTGTAGTCAATAAACACGCAGGAGAGCTTTTAGTAAATAGTGAACTCGGGCAAGGAACTACTTTTACAATAAAACTTCCTATTAAAGCAATATCATAATAACTCCATTTCAAAACAGGGGGGATATTCTATGGAAAAAACTATTCTATTTGTAGATGACGAAGAACAAATATTACGATCTTTAAAGCGATTATTTTTAGATAAAGATTATCGAATCCTTTTAGCTGCTGACGGAGAAACAGCTCTTAAAATTCTCGATACAGAAAATGTTAATCTTATTGTATCTGATATCAAAATGCCCGCTATGAATGGCTATGAATTATTGAAAAGAGTTAAGGAAAAATATCCCAAAATATTAAGAGTTGCTTTTAGTGGTTACACAGACAACAACAATATTATCGAAGCTTTAGAAAATAATTTGGCAAAATTATACATATTTAAGCCGTGGAATAATGAAACATTATTGTCTATTATAGATAAAATATTTAAGTTTGAAGATATTTTAAAAAGCAAAAAACTATTCAACCTAATCAATAATTTAGACGATCTTCCAACTTTGCCATTTCTTTATCAAGATATATGTAGGCTAATCGAACAAGATGCAGACATGGATAAAATTTCAAAGAAAATTGAAGAGGATCAAGCAATCTCCTCAAGAATTTTGCGTGTTGTCAATTCAGCTTTTTATACAGCAAAAACAGGATCTGTTAAGGATGCTATCATGTATTTAGGTCTATCCAATGTAAAACACATTGTTCTATCAAATAGTATTTTTTACGCTAAGAAGCTAAACCCTTTTTTAATAGATCTTTTATGGAAGCATGTAAATTTAACAAATCGAATTGTTATTTTTATCTATAAGAAATTGCTTCAAAAAAAAATACCAAAGACTTATGAATCTGCTGGACTGTTACATGATATCGGTAAAATTATCTTGCTCAATAATTTTCATGAACAATACACAAAAATATTTAAACATGTTCTACAAGAACCTGAACACAAAATAGTAGAGCTTGAAAAGGAAATTATAGGAGTTAGCCATCAAGAAATTGGTGCATATTTATTAGATTGGTGGGAGATTCCACATCCTATTGTAGAAGCTACTTTATTTCATCACAACCCTTCAGATTCAAGAATCATTAACAAAGAGTTGGTTGCAATTATACATATTGCTGGAGCTTACTCGTGGAAACTATTAGATTACACCCAATTTAGCAATATTCAAAATGAAGAAGTGTTTAGCATACTTAATATGAGTAAAGAAGATTTTGAAAAAGCATTCCTTCAATTTCAGTTGTAGAATACCTTATAAAGGGAGGGAAGTAGAATATGAAAAATAATACAGTTTTATTTGTAGATGATGATACACATATTATCAATTCTTTACGAAGAGGCTTATTTGATGAACCTTATGGAAAAGAATTTGCCTACAGTGGGGAAGAAGCCCTTAAAATAATGGAAAATAACACTATTAGTGTTATTGTTACAGATATGAAAATGCCTAAAATGAATGGATTAACCCTACTAAAAATTATCAGTGAAAAATATCCTAATGTCGTAAAAATAGTTTTAAGTGGATATACGCAAATCCCACAAGTACTAGCAACCATCAATCAAGTAAATATATTTAAATTTATTGCAAAGCCTTGGAATTTAGATAACGAACTCATTCCTATTATCAGACAAGCTATTGAATATTATAACCTCACATTAGAACGAGAAAAAATGAAAGCAGAAATCGAAAGAAAAAATACATTGTATACCCAAATATTAAAATCTAGTAATGAAAAATTTTCAGTCATGCATAAAGACTATGAAAACATCAGAATGATTGATCAAAGTATTTTTCACTACTTAAAAAATCAATTCATGAAAAAAGATGCTATTTTATTCCAATATACTCTAGATTTCATCGAAGAAATGCATGCAAAATATATGAATACTTTACCAACTGTAACAATCAACTTTGATTTAGAAAAAGTAAT includes:
- a CDS encoding EAL domain-containing protein is translated as MKRSNKHIQQNVVNKCKLIYLPLLIALIATFTVSISSFYISKKLLLAQQKKDGLNLLKQAVRQIEGNREALDVINKMLEDKIRIAGEMVIANEKNLDNDYLIQLMKKLHVDELNWMNKKGEILYSTKDYIGWIPFKGHPLDAFVHSKDQELMEDIRPDAISGVYTKYGAMKNKNGYFVQVGILAENIEKLTQKFSYQTLVQDLYMEDDVVYATLLDKNLKAIADGDIEDIGIVYNHDDKQEVRKALKGKISMIEWYYDKIDEKVLEISAPVYNGKKIIGVFVIGLSMKNVYTSIYTIFTISSIIALIMFLLFLWVQNKNVIRPVNQLDQKINEIDIENNIDYRLPLIHTDTFFGLTLSMNHLLDKTHSYLCALKENQEKLEASNEEITAAYEQLTASEEELRAQYDEIQNYTEKLERLKQKYEIAIEGTNSAVWEVDIDNETIYFSQEFKKIIGKNIKEKGKINEVLNQILTIEDQKRFMKGFLSYKNKEKEEIYTQVRIKDHNDKFKWILVSGKGIYDENKNLKLISGILLDITKLKEQEVCIKHLAYNDSLTNLPNRRSFLEKLERVIEQNQYGAVMLIDLDNFKEINDTLGHVYGDQVLKKVAKELMNIKDEKMFISRFGGDEFLVLIEDEENVFAIENYAKKIIQIFKNKFIIEGDEIYISASLGVTRYPFDSNKVNQLIMNADMAMYRVKDQGKNNYMFFNEEMTEKLKEQIQVERILRDAIKEDGFKLVFQPQICTYTGKIVSFEALLRLKKHFISPDLFIQVAEENGMIIQIGRWVTEQAIHQIARWKNKGLPLKPIAINFSAKQLNDMDYIKFLEETLKESGVEAQGLEIEITESIFLDKKEETIVFLNQLKNLGIKIALDDFGTGYSSLSYLTFLPVNKIKLDKSLCDKFLEIENIAVMDNIISLAHSLNLEVAAEGVEDIEQYKRLKVAGCNYIQGYLFSKPVEALEAEKIYEDNFLEKINL
- a CDS encoding aldo/keto reductase, producing the protein MMIYREYGKTGKMVSAVGFGGMRFDISKSDEENAELLRYASSKGINYFDTAPNYCENRSEKIFGIAFKDMPNDFYVSTKGMPTQYDTKEKAKDAVKRSLEKLGVDKINFYHVWCLRKMSHYELAMKPGGQYEGLLECKEEGLIDHIVFSSHQPGHEVKEILQEGKFEGVLLGVNILNFPYRWDGVLSAYENGYGVVAMNPLAGGAIAKHEKELHFLSMHGETPTEAALRFNIASPQITVTLNGFTTKEQIDMACRIADKGTTFTEKDLEKIKKHLGENMNAVCTGCGYCWDCPMQIPVPAYMQFYNDKQMFGKSDEKLKKELKRIREWGFLAVRKGRAKGCVKCGKCEEACTQHLPIIKRLEEIAKWERSIER
- a CDS encoding S-ribosylhomocysteine lyase; this translates as MKKVESFELNHRKVVAPYIRKCCVLTGEKGDMVSKFDLRFLQPNKEAMPTASLHALEHLLAGFLREQLEDIIDISPMGCRTGFYVTLWGDRSHEEIKEALEYALKKVLDAKEVPASNDLQCGNYRDLSLFGAKEYARSILEKGIRTNCYAE
- a CDS encoding DUF6765 family protein; the encoded protein is MQIDFHFYAIYTLCRLAGIKDEYSKKIAYASQHVDDAKYNHVLEFQSGGRFEQQRSAHKFLDLDVFSKSTGYDIFLPFHFLPGIEGEDFYEKLICRQNSKVAKEMLEDTLRTLDKPYGIHRLGVSLHVYADTWSHQKFHGLFRKENDVEDLELINGLDDEEAFLWLQEKFIPAIGHGQAYIYPDEPYLIWRYKGYNMKEKLTVNNQERAMNAAYHIYKYLINDVKMVKPEIYDGPQKKWRTIEKAIKQVLLNRAIVDERVKLWQEKLKIGFFGFKIKIEYDDREWFKRAVKVIDRNKNIYDKNEKFHQSDWKYFQDALIFHRFYIMNELLPKYEIIT
- a CDS encoding response regulator — encoded protein: MNILIVDDTKFNLKYAKNILIENKIDCNIILANSGKEALAILDSEEIDIVILDIVMPEIDGIEVLKNIRKNTKYFNIPVIMFTSLTDKQALKKSFEHGATDFINKPIEPIEFISRIKAAIRIKKYEMHLTQTLNTIKNQNEELLALNKKLQETQYYLIQKEKLVAIGQLAAGVAHEINNPIGYVSSNTETLSKYIHKIKTAIDKYKELLHCLNDTNIQSEEIQNKIQELYALRNNLHLDFIMSDIDSLINDSFKGIEKITKIVQSLRNFARHDLETDFNYYNLNDLVEETLLLIKNEARYIVHIEKKLNDLPLIFCNRTQIGQVLLNIMMNAVQAIKSQKREEEGLMEISTFVSENYIVCEISDDGPGIDKNIIDKIFNPFFTTKEVGTGTGLGLSISYDIVVNKHAGELLVNSELGQGTTFTIKLPIKAIS
- a CDS encoding response regulator, with amino-acid sequence MEKTILFVDDEEQILRSLKRLFLDKDYRILLAADGETALKILDTENVNLIVSDIKMPAMNGYELLKRVKEKYPKILRVAFSGYTDNNNIIEALENNLAKLYIFKPWNNETLLSIIDKIFKFEDILKSKKLFNLINNLDDLPTLPFLYQDICRLIEQDADMDKISKKIEEDQAISSRILRVVNSAFYTAKTGSVKDAIMYLGLSNVKHIVLSNSIFYAKKLNPFLIDLLWKHVNLTNRIVIFIYKKLLQKKIPKTYESAGLLHDIGKIILLNNFHEQYTKIFKHVLQEPEHKIVELEKEIIGVSHQEIGAYLLDWWEIPHPIVEATLFHHNPSDSRIINKELVAIIHIAGAYSWKLLDYTQFSNIQNEEVFSILNMSKEDFEKAFLQFQL
- a CDS encoding response regulator, producing MKNNTVLFVDDDTHIINSLRRGLFDEPYGKEFAYSGEEALKIMENNTISVIVTDMKMPKMNGLTLLKIISEKYPNVVKIVLSGYTQIPQVLATINQVNIFKFIAKPWNLDNELIPIIRQAIEYYNLTLEREKMKAEIERKNTLYTQILKSSNEKFSVMHKDYENIRMIDQSIFHYLKNQFMKKDAILFQYTLDFIEEMHAKYMNTLPTVTINFDLEKVITEINSYISQSYSNPPIEIHQKTESNIQFHGNYKLLITFLEHFIKHALNHYHQLNFTIFTEPTKDATKLFFIIELLENISPKNNFLSLIPLLNEFCQIINGKFEIIKEDTNYKVLSLQIEYHFTQNNNSTK